The window ATCAAAGACCAGACCATCAACGGCGTGGTGTCGATCGATCCGATAGCACTGGAGCGCATGCTTCGTGCCACCGGCCCGATAACCGTCGGCGACGTCAAACTCACGTCGAAGAACGCGGTCAAAATCCTGCTCAGCGATTCGTACAAGTGGTGGGACACCTACACCAAGGCCGGATCCGCGAAGTCCGACGCGTTCTTCCAGGCAGTGGCTGCGACGATGTTCGAGAAGGTCGCGTCGGCCGACTTCGACATGCCCAAGATGATCAACGCTCTTCGTGACAGCGTCGCCAAGGGTGATGTCATGGCGTGGAGCGCAGACCCCGCCGCGCAGAAGATCATCGCCGACGGCCGCCTGTCGGGCGAGTTGCCCACCGACAACGATGAGACGACGACCCTCGGGCTGTACTACCGCGATGTCTCGGCATCGAAGATCGATTACTACCTGAAGACCGCGGCGAATGTGGAGCGCACCTGCACAGGCGGTACCGACACGATCGTGGCGACGACCACGCTCGACATGGACATCACGCAGAAGAACGCAGACGCACTGCCCCGCTACGTCAAGAGCCGCTCGCACGGTTCCACGTTCTTCAGCAAGCAGGTGTTTATCTATGCGCCTCCGGGTATGAAGGTCGCGAGCGTCACCGTCGATGGGCGCGACGTGGCGCCGTTCCGGCAGGGCAACGTCGACCTTGGGCGCGTCGTCGCACCGTTCCAGATGACGCTTCGGCCCGGAGAGTCGGCTACCGTCACAGCAACGTTCACCGGTACCGGCGCTTCGACACCGCTCGAGGTCTGGACCACGCCGATGATCAACTCCACGAAGCTGACAGTCGATGACTCGTGTGCGGCCAAGTGAGCCGAAGCTGCGAGTAGCTACTGTATTTCACATCGAACAGTCATAAGCTACGTGCGGGGAGTGCTCTGTTGCGCTGAGGTGCGCTGCGGCGCGCTCAGAGTCTAGGGGAAGGATCTGCGTGGCTCACGGGATGAGCGAAGTCGCACGCATGTCGGCGGCAAGGGGCTGGGCGCCCGCCGCCGTCAGTCGTCGAACCACCGTCTCGTGGCCGCGCCGATATGCGAGCCGACTGTTCTTCAGCGATGCTCTCGTCATCGCCGGCACACTCTTCGGCTTCGGCCTTGTCGCTCTGCCGGAGTTCACCCGGGGGTTGTCGTGGTCCGGCGGTCCGCGGATCCCGTATTGGGTGGCGCTCGTGCTCGTTGGCTTGATCTGGCTGGTCATGCTCGAGCTGGTAGACACTCGAGACGAACACCATGTCAGTCAGGGAGTCCTCGAGTACCAGAGAATAGTCCGCGCATCGCTGGCACTGTTCGCCGTTGTCGTCGCGACGAGCTTCTTTCTTCGTATCGAGTTCTCGCGATCCCTGCTGTTGGTCGGGGTGCCGATCACGATGGTGTTACTCGTGGTCTCGCGCTGGGTGTGGCGGCAATGGTTGCGCGCGCAGCAGCGCGAGGGCAGGTACGTGCACCACGTCGTCGTGCTCGGAGAAGAAGCGAAGGTCGCGCACATAGTTCGTACCATCCGCAGAACGCCGGGGACCGGATACGTCATCATGGGGGCCGTGACCAAGCACGGCAAGACTCGTGACGGCCAGCACGATATACCGGTGCTTGGCAAGTACGGCGATGCAGAGAAGGTGCTTGACGAACTGGGAGCGGACACTCTCATCTTCGCAGGATCGGATGACTACGAGCCCGAGGCGCTGCAGCGACTGGGACGGGCGATGGCCGACCGCGACGTCAACTGGGTGGTGGCCCCTGCACTGACCGACGTCGCCGGTCCGCGCATCCACTCTCAACCCGTTGCCGGCCTGCCGCTCATCCACGTTTCGTACCCTGAACTCGAAGGCGCTCGTCGCGTCATCAAGCGGACGTTCGACATCGTCGCCTCGACGCTGCTCATCGTCTTCTTCTCACCGGTGATGCTCGGCGTCGCCATCGCAGTCCGAGCCGATTCACACGGCCCGATCATCTATCGGCAGGAGCGGGTGGGCCGACGCGGACGCACCTTCGGCATGATCAAGTTCCGCTCGATGATCGCCAACGCCGACGATCAGCTCTCGTCGCTGCTCGACATGCAGGGCACCACGTCCAGGCCCCTGTTCAAGGTCGTCGACGACCCGCGCATCACCAAGGTCGGCCGAGTGATCCGTCGGCACTCTCTCGACGAGCTACCACAGCTCTTCAACGTGTTCTGGGGACAGATGAGCCTCGTCGGTCCACGTCCTCAACGTGCGGCCGAAGTCGAGCTTTACGACGATGTGGCGCAACGCCGGCTCTTCGTCAAGCCGGGCATGAGTGGTCTGTGGCAGGTAAGCGGCCGCTCCTCGCTGGGATGGGACGACGCGCTGCGGCTCGACCTTTATTACATCGAGAACTGGTCGTTCACTCAGGACATCCTCATCCTCTTCCGCACCGTCAAGGCGGTGGTTGCACCAGGCAAGTCGGCGCACTGAGCGGTCTGGGGTCTGCCCCGCGCACACGGCCTTGAACTGGTCTCTCACGGACCGCCGCCGTAGGAGATGGGCTCAGGGGCGTTTGCGCCGTCGGCGCAGTTTCTTCCCGAGGGCGCGGGTCGCGCGCACCCCGATGGCGTGCACGAGTACTGTGCTGGCGGCCTTGCGCAGGCGGCGCTGCGCCACGCGTGCGTACTCCCGACGTCGTGCGTGCGGCGAAAGAGATGCCTCGTGCGGTCCGACGGCAGTATGAACGCTGACCCGGCCATCGCCGAGCTGGGCTGCGGTGTCGTTGATGCTGTACACGAGTGAGCCGCGTGGGCGCACCGCAGCGAAATGCGCACCCGTGGGAGCGTGGTAAGTCGCGGTCACTGCAAGTAGGTCGGTGTGATCGTCGAGCAGTGCCGCAACGGTGTCGACCACGTGGCGTGCTGCGCGTAGGCGCGCGACCAGTTGCGACGCGCGCGCCCCGTCAGGCAGCGCACGCCACCGCGGGTGCAGTGCGAGGTGCACGCCCACGCCCTGCACCGATGCGGTCACGAACGAATCTTGCATGGCCGCGTCGAGGCGGTAGAACTCATCCATCGTCGCTACGCGCGCGATGGCGGCGGGCAGTCGCAACGGCATGTGGGCGGCGCGGATGGCGGAATCGGGAATGCGGTCGCGCAGAATGCGACTGATCTCGGTGAAGAATGCGCTCCGCCGTTCGCGGGGCAGCTGCCGGATGCTGCGGTGGCGCAGACGCCCCACCAGTTCAGTGCGAATCCACCGCTCGAGGAACTTGTCCTTCTTCGGGCCGCTGGGCAGATACTCGTCGATCACATCGAGTACGTCTTCGAGGTTGCGGTAGTAGTCGGTGGGCGAGTACGAGCGAAAACCGGCGTTTCCGCCGTCGTCGCGGCTGATGTGAAAGTAGCAGTCGTAGTCGGAGTAGACCGAAATGACGTCAGCTCGGAGGTATGCCGTAGTCACAAAGAGGTGATCCTCGAGGCGGCGCTTGCCCTCGGGAAACCGCAGGCCGATCGCGTCGAGGAATGACCGGCGAAACATCTTGTGCGGTGTCTGGCTGTCTTGCACCGGGGCGACGCCGATTTCTGCCCGGGGGTACGAGCGAGTGAAGATCGTCGTCGGCACCGAGC is drawn from Microbacterium protaetiae and contains these coding sequences:
- a CDS encoding sugar transferase, yielding MSEVARMSAARGWAPAAVSRRTTVSWPRRYASRLFFSDALVIAGTLFGFGLVALPEFTRGLSWSGGPRIPYWVALVLVGLIWLVMLELVDTRDEHHVSQGVLEYQRIVRASLALFAVVVATSFFLRIEFSRSLLLVGVPITMVLLVVSRWVWRQWLRAQQREGRYVHHVVVLGEEAKVAHIVRTIRRTPGTGYVIMGAVTKHGKTRDGQHDIPVLGKYGDAEKVLDELGADTLIFAGSDDYEPEALQRLGRAMADRDVNWVVAPALTDVAGPRIHSQPVAGLPLIHVSYPELEGARRVIKRTFDIVASTLLIVFFSPVMLGVAIAVRADSHGPIIYRQERVGRRGRTFGMIKFRSMIANADDQLSSLLDMQGTTSRPLFKVVDDPRITKVGRVIRRHSLDELPQLFNVFWGQMSLVGPRPQRAAEVELYDDVAQRRLFVKPGMSGLWQVSGRSSLGWDDALRLDLYYIENWSFTQDILILFRTVKAVVAPGKSAH
- a CDS encoding glycosyltransferase family 2 protein — its product is MNIRVSVVVPVYNPGGYVEPLLNSLDRQTLPVDEFEAIFVDDGSTDGTADVLDEWASTRPHVRVIHQENHGWPGQPRNVGIDRARGTYVQFVDQDDWLGDEALERLTAYGDANGSDVVVGKMKGIRRSVPTTIFTRSYPRAEIGVAPVQDSQTPHKMFRRSFLDAIGLRFPEGKRRLEDHLFVTTAYLRADVISVYSDYDCYFHISRDDGGNAGFRSYSPTDYYRNLEDVLDVIDEYLPSGPKKDKFLERWIRTELVGRLRHRSIRQLPRERRSAFFTEISRILRDRIPDSAIRAAHMPLRLPAAIARVATMDEFYRLDAAMQDSFVTASVQGVGVHLALHPRWRALPDGARASQLVARLRAARHVVDTVAALLDDHTDLLAVTATYHAPTGAHFAAVRPRGSLVYSINDTAAQLGDGRVSVHTAVGPHEASLSPHARRREYARVAQRRLRKAASTVLVHAIGVRATRALGKKLRRRRKRP